Below is a genomic region from Flammeovirgaceae bacterium SG7u.111.
AAAGTAGAGCGTGAGGAATTTCTGAACGTTGGCGTTATCCTTTTTTCCAAACGCAAAAAGTACTTGGGAATCAGATACCACATAGATGAAAAACGGTTAAAAGCCTTTTCAGCAGACCTTGACCCTGATATGCTGAAAAACTACCTAGAAGCATGGGAAAAAGTATGCCAGGGGGGGAAAGAAGGAGGTTGCATTGGGCAACTGGACTTGCCCTCTAGGTTTCGTTGGTTGGTTGCTTCCAGAAGCACCATTATCCAAAGCTCCAAAACACACCCCGGCTTATGCCACAACCCCGAACAGGTACTGGAAAACCTTTTCCAATCGAAGGTGTTGTAAAACGGTATAAATCCTTTACTTTTTAACTGGCAAAATCAGCAATGAAACAATTCGGAGGAAAAATAAACCAAGAGCTAAAAGAATCATATGCCAACTCCCCCAACTGGAAAAACGGGAAGTTTGAAAACTTGGAAGAGACCAATATGGATATCAATTTCCAAACCCTCCCTAAGCTCCTCTACAAGCAATTTTTCCAAACAGAAGGCAGAGCTCCTAAAGAGAAATTAACCGTTGCCGGTTTCAATAAGGAAGAGTTCTTAAGCGAGTCGGAAGAGGCAAAGTTCATCTGGTATGGGCATTCCGTTGTGTTGATGAGGGTCAGCGGAAAAACGCTGCTTATCGACCCTATGCTAGGAGGAGATGCCGCACCTATTGCCCCATTTCCCAGCAAACGCTTTTCGGAAAATACGCTGGACATCATCGAAGATTTCCCCGAAATAGACCTAGTCCTCCTAACGCACGACCATTACGACCACCTCGATTATGCCAGTATCTTAAAACTAAAAGGGAAAACCAAACAGTATTTTGTGGCGATGGGGGTAAAAAGACACCTGGTAAAATGGGGGATTTCCCCCGATACCATCACCGAATTTGACTGGTGGGATAACGATACTTTGGACGATATTTCTATCACTTTCACCCCAACAAGGCATTTCTCTGGAAGGGGCCTGACCGATAGGGCAAAATCGCTCTGGGGTGGGTGGGCATTCAAAACAGAGAAAGAAAACATCTATTTCAGTGGGGACAGCGGATATGGGGAGCATTTCAAAGAGGTAGGCGAAAAACTAGGTCCTTTTGATTTCGGGTTTATGGAATGCGGGCAGTACAATGAAAACTGGCACCAAATACACATGTACCCCGAAGAAAGCATCCAAGCCGCTCTTGAAGCAAAAGTAAAAAAAGCACTGCCTGTTCACTGGGCTGGTTTTACCTTGGCCCAGCACTCTTGGAAAGAACCCGTAGAGCGTTTTGTAGTAGAAGCCCAAAAGCAAAAATTAGAAATAAGCACACCTCAGCTTGGGAGTTTATTTTCTCGTTCAGATAAGCAAAATTTAGAATGGTGGAAGGAGATTGGGTAATGCAAACTCCCTTTTCAGACGCCATAAATGGGCGTCTCTACATTTTCTAACCTCTAGCTTCCAACCTCTAATTTCTAATTCATTCCCAACTATACCCAATCAAACTACCGCGTTCTTTGTCGTGGGTGATGTTTAGGGAAACTTGGATTTCCTGCTGGAGTTCTTCTACATGAGAGATGATTCCCACAATGCGATTTTCCCGCTGGAGGCTGCGCAGCGTTTCAAACACCACGGCAAGGGATTTTCTGTCCAGCGTTCCGAAGCCCTCATCTAAGAAGAAGAAGCTCTGCCCCGACTCATTGAGCGACTTTACATTTTCCGCCAAGGCAAGGGCTAGGCATAGAGAAGCTTGGAAGGTTTGCCCGCCCGAAAGCGTTTTGAGCAAGCGGGTTTTGCCCCCGTTCAACTGGTCCCGCACTATAAACTCATAGTTCTCGTTCAGGTCGAGGCTCAGGTTATTTTGCGTAAGCTTCAAAAAGCGAACATTTGCCGCCTTCACCAAGTTTTGAAGGTAAATAGAAGATATATATTTCACAAAGCCTTTTCCTTTGAACAAGCCACTCAGCGTACTCAAATTCTCTTGGCGGACTTCCAGCTCTTTCAACTCTTTGTTCAAGCTTTTCTGCTCTTCCAAGCCCTTTTCTATTCGCCCTATTTCCGTTTCCAGCACCCCTATTTTACGGCTACTTTCCTGCTGAGCCCGTTCCGCTTCCCTCAACAATTGCTCATTTTGAACATGGGTCTCTTCCTTATAAACTCGCTCGCCAATCTTCTGGACCACGGCAGCCACTTGGCTTTGCACTTCCCGTAACTCTTCCCTAAATGCCGCAATTTTCCTCCGTTCCGATTCCACATCTAGCTGAAGGGAAAGCGTATTTTTTACATCGAGCAAGTTGGTAAAACTAGTCTGCCCGTACTTTTCTTCAATATCGGCATTGATCGTACTTTTCCGCTCGTTGAGCTGGCTATGGTTTTCCCGCTCAGCGGCAAGCCTCGAATCCAGTGCCGTCAGCTTTTGCTCCAATACCCTGTGGGCTTCGTCCAGTTCCTTGTAAACCCTTTCGGTTTCTTCATACCTGCGCTTCCCTTTCTCTATACTATGCTGAAGTTCCTCTTCGGGCTTATCTATGTATTTGATAAAATCGGGGAAATGCATTTTTTGCCTATACGCCTCCGATTCCGATTCCAACCTCGCTTTCTCCAAAGCCTTCTCCTGATGCTCCTTCTCCACCTTTTCCATGTCCACCCGCTTCTTCTCCAATTCCTCGTTCAATCCCTCCAGCTCAGCTTGAAGCTGCTTCATCTTTGCCTTCGCAGCCTCTTGGGCTTTCAGTTTTTCAGAGATTTCCGTTCTTTCTTTCCCCTCAAAACCAACCCATACAAATGCTTTCTTGTGGGAATTTCTTTCTTCTACTTTCCTTCCCAGCAACTCCTCCTGGTGAGCTTTCAAATTTTCCTCGCTATCGAACCGACTTTTAGCGGCAACTACTTTTTCCTCCAACTTCCCCAATTGCTTTTGCCTTTCTCCGAGTTGCTTAAGTTGCTCTTCCAGTTTTGCCAACTCCTCTTTCACATGTGCGGCTTCCAAGGGCGAAGGATGGTTTGCAGACCCACAAAGCGGGCAAGGTTCACCTTCCACCAAGTTTTCACTGTGGTGGGCAAACTCATTTTGCACTCGTAGCTCGTGGATGTTTGGCTCAAGCTCTGCCTTCTTTTCTTCCAAGTCAGCCAGTGCTGTGGAGAGTAATTCTTGCCCCTCGGCAAGGCTTTTATCTTTTGCTATTTCAACGCTTTCTTTTTCAAATTCGGTGAAAACAGTTGCCTGAATCAGCTCCTGCTTACTTACAATCTCCTGAAGCTTGCCTTCCAGCTCTTTTTTCGCTTTTTCTATGGTTTCCTTTTTTTCAAACCAATGGTCTACATCTTTGAGCAAAGAAACATCTATCTCCTTTTCCCTCAGCTCCTTCAAAGCTTCTTGCACCCTTTTTTGCTCCAGCTTCGCCTGCTCCAAAGCAGCCTTCAATTGCTCCGATTGCTGCCCCAGATCCGTAGCTTTTGCAGTTACTTTTTCCAGTGCTATTTTCTTTCCCTTCAGCTGCAAAAGCGTTTCCAAATCTTGGCATTGTTGCGCTATCTTCTCCCGCTCTTCGTAAGCTTTGGTAGCAGCTTCCAGTTCTGCTTTTTTCGATTGAAACTCCGCAGCCACGCCCGATTTTTCGCTGGCGAGGGACATCAGCTGGGTATCTTTTTTATTGATATCCTGCTCGCAATGGCGCAGGCTATCTACCAAACTTTTGAAATGCAGCACTGCTTCTTGGTAGCGGTTGAGCTCGTTTTCCAAGTTCTCAAACTTAGGCTCTTGGGCAAGCATTGTAACTTCCCTTTGCTGGAAAGAAGCCTTTTCGGCAAAGAGTTTTTTTAGTTCTTCTTGAGAAGAAAAATCGGCTTGCAGTAGTCTCACCTTCTCCTCTAGCCCTTTCTTTTCCTCCAAAAGCGTTTGAAAAGAAGCCTTTCTTTCATCGAGCAATGCCTTGTTCAGCTCCTTGAACTGCTCCAAACGGGTGCTAACAACGGTAATTTGCTCCTTGTTTGCCACCCAAAGGGTTTTTACCTTATCGGAAAGGTCGAACCTATCGAGGTGGAAAAGCTCTTGCATCATATCCGCACGGCTCTTTGCCCCAAGCTCTATAAACTCCCGGAATTTCCCTTGCGGAATAATCACCGTCTGGCGGAAATTCTCCGCACTCATCCCGATGATCTCCTCGGGCGTAGCAGTTTCAAGCGGCAACCATTCCCCATCCACCTTCTTCGAAATAATCCTCCTGCCCCGCTTCACGTCCTCAAAGCGCTTGCTGTTCCTCCGAGCCTCGTACACAAACTTATATTCCTCCTGCCCGCTCTTGCCCGAAAGGCATTCTAGCTCCAGCGCAAACTTATCCGACTGAAGGTTTAGCATGTTATACAACCTATTTTCGTTCTGCGCCAAGCGGTCGCTCTTGCCATAGAGGGCAAACATCATCGCCTCCAAAATGGCGGACTTCCCGCTGCCCACCTCGCCAAAAATGCCAAACAGGTGGTTAGAGGTCAGTTTCGTAAAATCAATGGTCTGCTTCTCTCGGTAAGAATACAAGCCTTCAATACTCAGTTTCAAAGGGATCATCAGGTGCTATCATTTGGGGCAATGCCCGTTCCAACGCTCGTAAACCTTAAATATAGTAAGCCGCAACGAGTATCTGGGGATTTTTTGCTTTGGTTGCTGGTTTCTGGGTGCTTGTTACTGGTTATTTAGGGTTTAGCCCATCTTGACTAGAGCTAGCAAAGCTTCCCCCAATCCGTCATTCTCGCGCAAGTGGGAATCTCCTGCCTACTCGCCAAAAATACCTGCTCCTTTGCAAAATAGGAAGAACAAAAAATGTAACAAATCTTTCAACTCCCGCCTTCAGCTCAAACTAGAAGGAGTTGATAATGTTTTTTGTAACGCCACTATATGTAGCGTCTGTTTTTGGTAAATCTAATGTTTCGTCTACTAAATAGCCAAAACTTCGTTTTGGTCTATTCCTTGTTTTGTTTGCAATAGGCCAAAACGAAGTTTTGGCGGGGCTTCCATACGCCACTAATGATTACTCTGGCACAATCAAAGGATGCTATCATATAGCGTGTTAGCTGTATTTTCTATTTGGAAAATGACGTTCGATTGCCTCTGTTAATTCATTCTTCCACCTCTCAGAGTCAAATTCAGATCTGCTAAGGTTTGAAAAGTATGAATAGTTCTGAAGCATTAAAAGATAGTTCACAAAGTCCCCCTTTAGTTTATATTGTGTCGCAATTTCATAAAATTCTACGGCATCAACTTTTAGATTTAAGAGCTCTGAAGTATTTGAAGACGAGCTAATGATATTGAATATTGGATCGTCGTATGTTATCCCGTTTGTACGACTCTGAACTATGAAATCTACTGCTTGCTTATTTGGTAGCCCAAACGTCCAATTGCTGCAAATTGTCCTAATGGCATAATTAATTTTATGCTCGATATTTTCCTCTTCAGTTAATTTGAATAGCCAAAACCAGCTATCGGAAAATTCAGGAAATAAATCTGATGCCAACTTGAACAGTCTAACAGCTTCGTTTTTATCCTTTCTTGACTTGACCTTTCCCCGTTGAAAACAACTCAAAAAGTATTGTTCGTCTTTTAGACTTGGATAACTAGTTAGTTCAGAAGATTCGTTGTCGTAATTATTTAGAAATTCATTAAGGTTGGTTTGAACAGGCTCAAGAGTAAATTCTTCATGATTCATCCAAACAACGATTGGTTCTTGATCTTCTCTACCAATCTGCCAGTAAAGTCCATAGTAATTTCCCGCTCCATCATTACCCATTTCAAACAAAGTAGTTCCAGAAGGTGGGAAGAATGATATCTCCCCATTGATTGGAGTCACTTGGTTAATTTCTGATGGATAATTCATTATTAGTCAGGTTAAATAATTTTACATCTAACATTCGTATATCACCACAGTTCCTGATACCCGCCGTATTTAGGTCAGTATCAACCACAGTTCCTGCTCCACAGCGGCTGTTATTTTTCTTATGGACTGAGCTTCTTTTTCTTGATAAAAAGAGACTCAACACGGTATAAATGTACAAAAAACTTCGCTTGGATAGGTGGAATTATTGGTTTTATATATCTGCCTCCAACTGGGGCGAGCATCCGCTCGACTCAAACAAAGGCGGCAGATAAAAACAAAAAGTCTCCTAGATACCAGCTCTTTTGCACAGTAGGCAGGAGATGCCGCATCTGTGTGTGGGGCGACGAAATAACCTGAACAGCCTACATTTTTTCCATACCATTTCACCAAAACCTCGCTGATGGCATGCTTAAAGTAAAGAAAGTATATTTACACATCATTAATTCAAAAACTAGTCTTTTTGAAAGCATCGAATAACTTATGAAGCCATATGTAATAATAGTTTTAATGATCTGTTCAAGCTGTCAACTATTAAAAGCCCAACCTGAAAATTTCTCCATTGAGGATACCGCCTTTTTTAAACAAAAGGGATGGATTAATTTTGTTACGAATAAAAGTGAATTGACAGGAAGCTTTAATTCAGAGTTTTTCGAAAAAGGGAATCAATTGGAGCTGACTGATTCAAATACATTTCGCTATTTTTCTATAAAACAAAGAGTTTGGGATGGATATAAAAGTAAGCTTCTCCAAGAGGGATCGCAGTACTTTATTGACGGTGAGCTGATATTAGAATCAAGCAAAGACATTTTTAAAATATACCTTCCCATAAAATATCGAAACTCCATTTTTTTAGTCCCTCCTAAAAATATTGGTTCTTTTTTAAAACGTGTATATGACGCACAGAAAACTGATGACTTTGAAGAATCACTTCTCAGCTACGAGAAATTAAGAGCTGCTTTTTTGCATAAATAAAACTACACCACATCCTTCCCAACCCGTCTTTCCCACGAAAGTGGAAATTCCCCACCCATATACCAAAAAAGCCAGCTCTTTTGCACAGTATGCAGGAGATGCCGCATCTGTGTGCGGCATGACTCCTACTTCCTTACCGACTCTTCTATTTCGCCTTCCAAAAGCCTCGAAGAACCTGTCCTGTCTTTAGCAGGAGGCGATATAATTATAGCTCGAACAAGCAAAGAAAAAAAACGCCGAAGGTATGGATAGAAACCTTCAACTATTCTCACCAAGGTTTAGTAACCTTGCAACATGAACTACGCTCCAGCTTATAGCTCCATTATTTCACCAGAATATTTGGCAGAATTTGTCATCGAACACTATGGGTTTGATAACCAGACTACTTGCCGCATGTTGAAAACGGGTGTAAACCACACCTACCTGATCACTACTTCGAATAGGAAATTTGTGCTTCGGGTGTATTTCCTCCACTGGCGGACCGAAAAGGAGATCATCTCAGAGTTGGACTTGCTTGGTTACCTTAAGGAAAACAACATTTCCGTCTCCTACCCTATCCGAGATAAAAATACAGCCTTAATTCAGCGAATCAAGGCTGTTGAAGGG
It encodes:
- a CDS encoding DUF3037 domain-containing protein, translated to MQDKVTYEYAVIRVVPKVEREEFLNVGVILFSKRKKYLGIRYHIDEKRLKAFSADLDPDMLKNYLEAWEKVCQGGKEGGCIGQLDLPSRFRWLVASRSTIIQSSKTHPGLCHNPEQVLENLFQSKVL
- a CDS encoding SMC family ATPase, which translates into the protein MIPLKLSIEGLYSYREKQTIDFTKLTSNHLFGIFGEVGSGKSAILEAMMFALYGKSDRLAQNENRLYNMLNLQSDKFALELECLSGKSGQEEYKFVYEARRNSKRFEDVKRGRRIISKKVDGEWLPLETATPEEIIGMSAENFRQTVIIPQGKFREFIELGAKSRADMMQELFHLDRFDLSDKVKTLWVANKEQITVVSTRLEQFKELNKALLDERKASFQTLLEEKKGLEEKVRLLQADFSSQEELKKLFAEKASFQQREVTMLAQEPKFENLENELNRYQEAVLHFKSLVDSLRHCEQDINKKDTQLMSLASEKSGVAAEFQSKKAELEAATKAYEEREKIAQQCQDLETLLQLKGKKIALEKVTAKATDLGQQSEQLKAALEQAKLEQKRVQEALKELREKEIDVSLLKDVDHWFEKKETIEKAKKELEGKLQEIVSKQELIQATVFTEFEKESVEIAKDKSLAEGQELLSTALADLEEKKAELEPNIHELRVQNEFAHHSENLVEGEPCPLCGSANHPSPLEAAHVKEELAKLEEQLKQLGERQKQLGKLEEKVVAAKSRFDSEENLKAHQEELLGRKVEERNSHKKAFVWVGFEGKERTEISEKLKAQEAAKAKMKQLQAELEGLNEELEKKRVDMEKVEKEHQEKALEKARLESESEAYRQKMHFPDFIKYIDKPEEELQHSIEKGKRRYEETERVYKELDEAHRVLEQKLTALDSRLAAERENHSQLNERKSTINADIEEKYGQTSFTNLLDVKNTLSLQLDVESERRKIAAFREELREVQSQVAAVVQKIGERVYKEETHVQNEQLLREAERAQQESSRKIGVLETEIGRIEKGLEEQKSLNKELKELEVRQENLSTLSGLFKGKGFVKYISSIYLQNLVKAANVRFLKLTQNNLSLDLNENYEFIVRDQLNGGKTRLLKTLSGGQTFQASLCLALALAENVKSLNESGQSFFFLDEGFGTLDRKSLAVVFETLRSLQRENRIVGIISHVEELQQEIQVSLNITHDKERGSLIGYSWE
- a CDS encoding MBL fold metallo-hydrolase encodes the protein MKQFGGKINQELKESYANSPNWKNGKFENLEETNMDINFQTLPKLLYKQFFQTEGRAPKEKLTVAGFNKEEFLSESEEAKFIWYGHSVVLMRVSGKTLLIDPMLGGDAAPIAPFPSKRFSENTLDIIEDFPEIDLVLLTHDHYDHLDYASILKLKGKTKQYFVAMGVKRHLVKWGISPDTITEFDWWDNDTLDDISITFTPTRHFSGRGLTDRAKSLWGGWAFKTEKENIYFSGDSGYGEHFKEVGEKLGPFDFGFMECGQYNENWHQIHMYPEESIQAALEAKVKKALPVHWAGFTLAQHSWKEPVERFVVEAQKQKLEISTPQLGSLFSRSDKQNLEWWKEIG